A single region of the Fibrobacter sp. UWP2 genome encodes:
- a CDS encoding DNA alkylation repair protein has product MLRFTQEILLALRAISNEEESHEMSKKAREQFDFLGIRLVPRREVTYPIFDKYPPKDDAELVARVEDMWSQPYREIQYAACDYLFRHKDMLGGQHLNFLKKLIKTRAWRDTVDTLAACILGDLAWRLPALRSKIAAWIRDPNIWVRRSAIIFQIQYKDRTDWPLLRQFCLTCAKDDDYYIRNGIGRALSEYARINPTEVRRFVQDNTFAEQTTQEILRLI; this is encoded by the coding sequence ATGTTAAGGTTTACTCAAGAAATTCTGCTCGCACTCCGCGCAATTTCCAATGAAGAAGAATCACACGAGATGTCCAAGAAGGCTCGTGAGCAGTTTGACTTCCTGGGAATAAGGCTCGTGCCGCGTCGCGAAGTTACCTACCCCATCTTTGACAAGTACCCGCCCAAGGACGATGCCGAGTTAGTCGCCCGCGTAGAGGACATGTGGTCGCAACCTTACCGCGAAATACAGTACGCCGCCTGCGATTACCTGTTCCGCCACAAAGATATGCTCGGTGGGCAGCACCTCAATTTCTTAAAAAAGCTCATCAAGACCCGCGCCTGGCGCGATACCGTCGACACGCTCGCCGCCTGCATCCTGGGCGACCTCGCCTGGAGACTCCCCGCCCTGCGCAGCAAGATTGCCGCTTGGATCCGCGACCCCAACATCTGGGTGCGCCGCAGCGCCATCATTTTCCAGATTCAATACAAGGACCGCACTGACTGGCCGCTGCTCCGCCAGTTCTGCCTGACCTGCGCCAAGGACGACGACTACTACATCCGTAACGGCATCGGCCGCGCGCTCTCCGAGTACGCCCGCATCAACCCGACGGAAGTCCGCCGCTTTGTGCA
- a CDS encoding lysophospholipid acyltransferase family protein has translation MFGSFKLKLAAFLGTLWIRSLRVRTTAPKDYRSGVIGVWHQDLLACAAAFKDKNVHAFVSESNDGELFARVTERLGYRVTRGSDTHGALNVRYLLKTLRENGFVGMALDGPRGPAHEVKPGSLWLAESAGCPLWLVHVRYGRHFRLGGWDNFIVPLPLTTIEVEIKYYLGANEQTTR, from the coding sequence ATGTTTGGCTCATTTAAGTTGAAATTGGCCGCTTTTCTGGGCACCCTTTGGATTAGAAGCCTCCGGGTGCGAACAACCGCCCCCAAGGACTACAGGTCGGGCGTTATCGGGGTCTGGCATCAGGATCTGCTGGCCTGCGCCGCCGCCTTTAAGGACAAAAACGTGCACGCCTTTGTTTCGGAGTCAAACGACGGCGAACTTTTTGCCCGCGTTACGGAGCGCTTGGGGTACCGTGTGACCCGCGGTTCCGATACGCACGGGGCGCTGAATGTGCGGTATTTGCTTAAAACATTGAGGGAGAACGGCTTTGTGGGAATGGCGCTCGACGGCCCCCGCGGTCCGGCACACGAAGTCAAGCCGGGATCGCTCTGGCTTGCCGAATCCGCCGGTTGTCCCCTGTGGCTTGTGCACGTGCGGTACGGCAGGCATTTTAGGCTTGGGGGATGGGATAATTTTATTGTTCCGCTGCCTCTGACAACAATTGAAGTTGAAATTAAGTATTATTTAGGAGCCAACGAACAAACCACAAGATAG
- a CDS encoding PolC-type DNA polymerase III: MIALPPKFVAFDLETTGLINQKDEIIEIGAVKFTVVTDEKGRVVPKNLGEFNTLVKPNMLIPAEASNVNHITNDMVENAPPIADCLRKFTAFCGQGTILLAHNANFDASFLRVAYAKNPQLVPGNPVVDSLAISKAILPELPNHKLGYMAEQFMRRREFAMKIDPEKMHRAVYDCEMLMEVFVALLRRRLKEKDWEMGNIMAAMAKYKGVPQFINK; encoded by the coding sequence GTGATAGCATTACCTCCAAAATTTGTCGCATTCGACTTGGAAACGACTGGTCTTATTAATCAAAAGGACGAGATCATTGAAATAGGTGCGGTGAAGTTCACCGTAGTTACAGACGAAAAGGGACGCGTGGTGCCCAAGAACCTGGGCGAGTTCAACACCCTGGTGAAGCCGAACATGCTGATTCCGGCCGAGGCCAGCAATGTGAACCACATTACCAACGACATGGTCGAGAACGCGCCTCCCATTGCCGATTGCCTAAGGAAATTCACGGCGTTCTGCGGCCAGGGGACCATCCTGCTTGCCCACAACGCGAATTTCGACGCGAGCTTTTTGAGGGTGGCCTACGCCAAGAACCCGCAGCTCGTGCCCGGGAACCCGGTGGTCGACAGCCTCGCCATCAGCAAGGCGATTTTGCCTGAGCTTCCCAACCACAAGCTCGGTTACATGGCGGAACAGTTCATGAGGCGCCGCGAGTTCGCCATGAAGATCGATCCCGAAAAAATGCACCGCGCCGTCTACGACTGCGAAATGCTCATGGAAGTGTTCGTGGCGCTCCTCCGCCGTAGGCTCAAGGAGAAGGACTGGGAGATGGGGAACATCATGGCCGCCATGGCGAAGTACAAGGGTGTCCCGCAGTTCATCAACAAGTAG
- the rpmB gene encoding 50S ribosomal protein L28 — protein sequence MSRICEVTGKAGLVGNMVSHSNRKKLMKQLPNLQKKRFYIPEEDRWVTLRVSAAGLRTINKLGIQAVAQELGI from the coding sequence ATGAGCCGCATTTGTGAAGTTACCGGCAAGGCCGGCCTCGTGGGCAACATGGTTTCCCACTCTAACCGTAAGAAGTTGATGAAGCAGCTTCCGAACCTCCAGAAGAAGCGTTTCTACATCCCCGAAGAAGATCGCTGGGTCACCCTCCGCGTTAGTGCTGCTGGTCTGCGCACCATCAACAAGCTCGGCATCCAAGCCGTCGCTCAGGAACTCGGCATCTAA
- the ispH gene encoding 4-hydroxy-3-methylbut-2-enyl diphosphate reductase, which produces MKKLVLATPRGFCAGVDRAIHVVEKAIEKFGTPIYVRHEIVHNKFVVETLKAKGVIFVDEVSEIPEGSVVIFSAHGVAEQIYSDAEARHLRVLDASCPLVLKVHFSAKRHYDAGRHIILIGHAGHAEVVGTLGQLPEGAISLIGNEADVDTVQVPESKELAYITQTTLSVAETRKIIEALKKRFPNIIGPDAGDLCYATGNRQAAVLELCQHVEMLLVVGAKNSSNSSRLMELGLEQGIPSHLIADVHDLDPTWFEGVNTVGLSSGASAPEVLVQGVVEFLKEKNKGLEVENLVKLVENTKFKLPGSLQD; this is translated from the coding sequence ATGAAGAAACTCGTTCTTGCCACCCCCCGCGGATTCTGCGCCGGTGTGGACCGCGCCATCCACGTGGTGGAGAAGGCCATCGAAAAATTCGGGACCCCCATTTACGTGCGCCACGAGATTGTGCACAACAAGTTCGTGGTCGAGACCCTCAAGGCGAAGGGCGTCATCTTTGTAGACGAAGTAAGCGAAATCCCCGAAGGGTCCGTCGTCATATTCTCGGCCCATGGTGTTGCCGAGCAAATCTACTCTGACGCCGAGGCTCGCCACCTGCGGGTGCTCGACGCCAGTTGCCCGCTGGTGCTCAAGGTTCACTTTAGTGCCAAACGCCACTACGACGCCGGTCGCCACATCATCCTGATTGGCCATGCCGGTCACGCCGAGGTCGTCGGCACCCTGGGCCAGCTGCCCGAAGGCGCCATCTCCCTCATCGGGAACGAAGCCGACGTCGACACCGTCCAAGTCCCCGAGAGCAAGGAACTCGCCTACATTACGCAGACCACCCTATCGGTGGCCGAAACCCGCAAAATCATCGAAGCCCTCAAAAAACGCTTCCCAAACATCATCGGTCCCGACGCCGGGGACCTCTGCTACGCGACGGGCAACCGCCAGGCCGCCGTCCTGGAGCTCTGCCAACACGTGGAGATGCTTTTGGTCGTGGGCGCCAAGAACTCCTCCAACTCCTCCCGACTCATGGAACTCGGGCTCGAGCAGGGCATCCCGAGCCACCTCATCGCCGACGTGCACGACCTGGACCCGACCTGGTTCGAGGGAGTCAATACCGTCGGACTCTCGAGCGGGGCTAGCGCACCCGAGGTCCTGGTCCAGGGCGTCGTAGAGTTCCTGAAGGAAAAAAATAAAGGGCTAGAAGTCGAAAATCTTGTAAAATTGGTCGAAAACACGAAATTTAAGCTGCCAGGATCCCTACAAGACTAA
- a CDS encoding glycosyltransferase N-terminal domain-containing protein: MLNVFDIARLAIGTAAKVAAKVPAVDNRFHINDRFDGPWPEGPFLWLHGASLGECKMLLNLSKFLQEDLENCPKILITTQKVEVLKFLKESDAGIEAAIAPADSPIALKKFISQVKPLGLILGENELWPGYLSSMRRISAKPSIAIVSGRYRASLPGIDFSGVGFASMQTGGDLSRFLNVAAKSNIGKMMIGGDWKLLPWVRKGEDVKAPENPTVDTVFVSMHMTEWASLCRMVVSSIKRQESVVLIPRRLTEVNAFRKALSDQELTVVEWPLVQKGAVSLVSKYGQTKEVLATAKTAVVGGSFSRGIGVHDFWEPLQAGVATCVGPFATGQKEAVASLVNAGVIAQLQSTAGFAKRNIPDARVVSTYLTNERTKIQDSYEQLVEFLGDLYK, encoded by the coding sequence ATGCTTAACGTTTTTGACATCGCCCGACTCGCCATTGGCACCGCCGCCAAGGTCGCCGCCAAGGTTCCAGCCGTAGACAACCGCTTCCACATCAACGACCGTTTTGACGGTCCGTGGCCCGAGGGACCGTTCCTCTGGCTGCACGGAGCAAGCCTCGGCGAATGCAAGATGCTCCTGAACCTCTCCAAGTTCCTGCAAGAGGACTTGGAGAACTGCCCCAAGATTCTCATCACCACCCAAAAGGTGGAAGTGCTCAAGTTCCTCAAGGAATCGGATGCCGGTATTGAAGCGGCAATCGCCCCGGCCGATTCCCCGATAGCCCTCAAAAAATTCATCTCGCAGGTGAAGCCCCTGGGTCTCATCCTCGGCGAAAACGAACTGTGGCCTGGCTACCTTTCCTCGATGCGCAGGATTTCGGCCAAGCCCTCCATCGCCATTGTCTCCGGGCGCTACCGCGCCTCCCTCCCGGGCATAGACTTCTCGGGAGTCGGCTTTGCCAGTATGCAAACAGGAGGAGACCTCTCCCGCTTCTTGAACGTCGCCGCCAAATCGAACATCGGCAAAATGATGATCGGCGGCGACTGGAAGCTGCTTCCGTGGGTCCGCAAGGGCGAGGACGTCAAGGCGCCCGAGAACCCGACCGTCGACACGGTTTTCGTTTCGATGCACATGACCGAATGGGCAAGCCTCTGCCGCATGGTCGTCTCCTCAATCAAGCGCCAGGAATCCGTGGTCCTCATCCCAAGACGCCTCACCGAGGTCAACGCCTTCCGCAAGGCGCTCAGCGACCAGGAACTCACCGTGGTGGAATGGCCGCTCGTGCAAAAGGGGGCGGTTTCCCTCGTGAGCAAGTACGGACAGACCAAGGAAGTGCTCGCCACCGCCAAAACGGCAGTCGTCGGCGGGTCATTTAGCCGTGGCATCGGCGTCCACGACTTTTGGGAACCTTTGCAGGCCGGTGTCGCCACCTGCGTCGGCCCCTTCGCCACCGGTCAAAAAGAAGCCGTGGCCAGCCTTGTCAACGCAGGCGTCATCGCCCAGTTGCAGTCCACCGCAGGCTTTGCCAAGAGGAACATCCCCGACGCCCGCGTGGTAAGTACCTACCTCACCAACGAACGTACCAAGATCCAGGACTCGTACGAACAGCTCGTCGAGTTCCTCGGCGATTTATACAAGTAA
- a CDS encoding isoprenylcysteine carboxylmethyltransferase family protein: protein MSKVDGISKALYRFRGYILGLLALTLLLLPPTPPSLPACIAALLFVSAGALLRIRTRQYIGNHTRGSRHEAQTLVTSGPYAYTRHPLYLSNTIVALGFILFHAGLTPCTMAYACAVVAFEITLARIEDRFLEDKFGDQWRSWAKGNKPKSVQKPERSFLKAFCADASTWMWLIFYNLILVLVKFY from the coding sequence GTGTCTAAGGTCGACGGCATTTCGAAGGCGCTCTACCGTTTTCGCGGCTACATCCTTGGCCTGTTGGCCCTAACACTCCTGCTCTTGCCGCCCACCCCGCCCTCTCTGCCTGCTTGCATTGCGGCACTCCTTTTTGTGTCGGCAGGAGCCCTACTGCGGATTCGAACCCGACAATATATAGGGAACCACACACGGGGCTCCAGGCACGAGGCGCAAACCCTTGTCACCAGTGGCCCGTACGCCTACACCAGGCACCCTCTATACCTTTCCAACACAATTGTCGCCCTAGGTTTCATCTTGTTCCATGCGGGCTTGACCCCATGCACCATGGCATACGCCTGCGCCGTGGTCGCTTTCGAAATTACGCTCGCCCGTATTGAAGACCGATTTTTGGAAGACAAGTTTGGGGACCAATGGAGAAGCTGGGCCAAGGGAAACAAGCCCAAATCGGTCCAAAAACCGGAGCGTTCCTTTTTAAAAGCCTTTTGCGCCGACGCCTCTACTTGGATGTGGCTCATATTTTATAATTTGATATTGGTACTAGTGAAATTTTATTGA
- a CDS encoding ABC transporter ATP-binding protein, translating into MNLKKWLKKSLLHGILRYLPLALVASLADAAVLWGIRAFMQLLSGDCPFELWEWILFMVLLTLLRFLCLFWKTKSSESFLYNTSAQITIWFMRTLRNLSPRLFHNSEGDALVETAYESTQVLQNNGSVFFFALQATLQLAIFFPVLLYISWPLTLFLFVIVVPLVAFMQRRLHALGPEEESLLYTRSKFRTDLNLARRLYRKWSCNFERNMVTEQLQRNLGELTNRARKSSIKKNALSLATETISVLAMILVLAFCAILISKGLMDNEGLVLFCSAVLLSYKPIKEGTRVMPQLRSAMSAFRILLKFGELPKKEAAQATTALAAGGSDLKIKAGTFGYSGAETKVYSDLSICFNEGKPVLLRGRNGTGKSTLLRLIAGLEEWESGSMELLAKSRKAGIFFVAQDLELPPRELLLAQLERNRNEQVEKFIETAKAQRLLGKEGLSGGERAKVALTWALASKSSVLLLDEPFAAVALAEREPLLNTFLDCAQALDKWVMIASHDVMSDSLIERFNVMEMERV; encoded by the coding sequence GTGAATCTCAAAAAATGGTTGAAAAAATCCCTTTTGCACGGGATTTTGCGCTATTTGCCCTTGGCTCTTGTGGCAAGCCTCGCCGATGCCGCCGTGCTGTGGGGAATTCGTGCCTTCATGCAGTTGCTCTCGGGCGATTGCCCGTTTGAACTATGGGAATGGATCCTTTTCATGGTCCTCCTCACCCTGTTGAGATTCCTCTGCCTGTTTTGGAAAACGAAGTCTTCCGAATCATTCTTGTACAATACGAGCGCCCAGATTACAATCTGGTTTATGCGCACGCTCCGCAATCTCTCTCCTCGCCTGTTCCACAACAGCGAGGGAGACGCCCTGGTTGAGACCGCCTACGAATCGACTCAGGTGTTGCAGAACAACGGGAGCGTATTCTTCTTCGCCTTGCAGGCGACCCTCCAGCTCGCCATATTCTTCCCGGTGCTGCTATACATTTCGTGGCCGCTCACCTTGTTCCTGTTCGTCATCGTCGTCCCGTTGGTCGCCTTCATGCAACGCAGGCTCCATGCCCTAGGTCCCGAAGAGGAGTCTCTCCTGTACACGCGTTCCAAGTTCCGCACAGACCTGAATTTGGCGCGCAGGCTCTACCGCAAGTGGAGTTGCAACTTCGAGAGGAACATGGTTACTGAACAGTTGCAAAGAAACCTGGGGGAGCTCACCAACCGGGCCCGTAAATCGAGCATCAAAAAGAACGCCCTCTCGCTTGCGACCGAGACGATTTCCGTTCTCGCGATGATCCTGGTCCTCGCCTTCTGCGCCATCTTGATTTCCAAGGGCCTCATGGACAACGAAGGGCTGGTCCTGTTCTGCTCGGCGGTCCTTTTGAGCTACAAGCCCATCAAAGAGGGAACACGGGTCATGCCGCAGCTCCGATCCGCCATGAGCGCGTTCCGCATTCTGCTCAAGTTCGGGGAACTCCCCAAAAAGGAAGCCGCACAGGCGACCACCGCCCTCGCCGCGGGGGGCTCGGACCTCAAAATCAAGGCTGGGACCTTCGGTTACTCCGGCGCCGAGACCAAGGTTTACTCCGACCTCAGCATTTGTTTCAACGAAGGCAAGCCCGTTCTTTTGCGGGGGCGCAACGGCACCGGGAAATCGACACTTCTCCGCCTTATCGCCGGGCTCGAGGAATGGGAATCCGGATCCATGGAGCTCCTCGCCAAGTCCCGCAAGGCAGGCATATTCTTTGTGGCGCAGGACCTGGAACTGCCCCCACGCGAGCTGCTCCTCGCCCAGTTGGAGCGCAACCGCAACGAGCAAGTCGAAAAATTCATTGAAACTGCAAAGGCGCAACGCCTGCTCGGCAAGGAAGGGCTCTCGGGAGGCGAGCGAGCCAAAGTCGCCCTCACCTGGGCGCTAGCCAGCAAGTCTTCAGTCCTTTTGCTGGACGAGCCGTTCGCCGCGGTCGCCCTCGCCGAACGCGAACCGCTATTGAACACCTTCCTCGACTGCGCCCAGGCTCTCGACAAGTGGGTTATGATCGCAAGCCATGACGTGATGAGCGATTCCCTCATCGAAAGGTTCAACGTGATGGAGATGGAACGTGTCTAA
- a CDS encoding biotin attachment protein: protein MKKIKFQDTSFRDGFQSIFGARVFAKDFMPAVEAACKAGITHFEAGGGARFQALYQNCGEDAFDMMDEFRRVVGPNVRLQTLARGINVVALAPQPRDMIKLHADMFKKHGMTRIRNFDALNDVNNLIYSGKCITDAGLEHEVVVTMMELPPGCDLNAAHNPEFYERILRNILDAGVPFASVCFKDASGTTNPTKVYETFKRARKLLGDKVELRIHSHDTCGTGVAQYKAAIEGGADGVDLGRKPLSGGTAQPDLFSMFHALKGTEYKLALGEDSIVDDHIPELMEANNVAVECLKDYNFPPEARQITTDVIFSPMPGGALTANTLMMRETKTFHLFPKVIENMSECVRRGGFASSVTPVSQFYFQQAYMNTLNQAAGRGTWFKMTEGYGKMLLGYQGKTPCEPDPELVKIAADQFNMKPFKEAYPGIQCAEEILEPGIPAAKKLLEENGLPVTDETIFITGCLQTKAGNKGIEFLKGNRHIGVPKKDPNAAPAVDTKNMKAGAASTYRIALGNQSWDVQVSTLSK, encoded by the coding sequence ATGAAAAAGATCAAGTTCCAGGATACCTCGTTCCGCGATGGTTTCCAGTCTATTTTCGGTGCCCGTGTCTTCGCGAAGGACTTCATGCCCGCCGTCGAAGCTGCCTGCAAGGCCGGCATCACCCACTTTGAAGCTGGTGGTGGCGCCCGTTTCCAGGCCCTTTACCAGAACTGCGGCGAAGACGCCTTCGACATGATGGACGAATTCCGTCGCGTCGTGGGCCCGAACGTCCGCCTGCAGACCCTCGCCCGCGGTATCAACGTGGTGGCCCTCGCCCCGCAGCCGCGCGACATGATCAAGCTCCATGCCGACATGTTCAAGAAGCACGGCATGACCCGCATCCGTAACTTTGACGCCCTCAACGACGTGAACAACCTGATCTACTCCGGCAAGTGCATCACCGACGCCGGTCTGGAACACGAAGTCGTCGTGACCATGATGGAACTGCCTCCGGGATGCGACCTCAACGCCGCCCACAACCCGGAATTCTACGAACGCATCCTCCGCAACATTTTGGACGCCGGTGTTCCGTTCGCTTCCGTGTGCTTCAAGGACGCTTCCGGTACGACGAACCCGACCAAGGTGTACGAGACCTTCAAGCGCGCTCGTAAGCTCCTCGGCGACAAGGTGGAACTCCGCATCCACAGCCATGACACCTGCGGTACCGGTGTGGCCCAGTACAAGGCCGCTATCGAAGGTGGCGCCGATGGTGTTGACCTCGGCCGCAAGCCGCTCTCCGGCGGTACAGCTCAGCCCGACCTGTTCTCCATGTTCCACGCCCTCAAGGGTACGGAATACAAACTCGCCCTCGGTGAAGACAGCATCGTCGACGATCACATTCCGGAACTCATGGAAGCGAACAACGTCGCCGTTGAATGCCTCAAGGACTATAACTTCCCGCCTGAAGCCCGTCAGATTACGACCGACGTGATCTTCAGCCCCATGCCGGGTGGCGCTCTTACCGCCAACACCCTCATGATGCGCGAAACCAAGACCTTCCACCTGTTCCCGAAGGTTATCGAGAACATGAGTGAATGCGTGCGCCGCGGTGGCTTTGCCTCTTCTGTGACGCCGGTTTCCCAGTTCTACTTCCAGCAGGCCTACATGAACACCCTGAACCAGGCCGCAGGCCGCGGTACGTGGTTCAAGATGACGGAAGGCTACGGCAAGATGCTCCTCGGTTACCAGGGCAAGACCCCGTGCGAACCGGATCCGGAGCTCGTGAAGATTGCCGCCGACCAGTTCAACATGAAGCCGTTCAAGGAAGCCTATCCGGGCATCCAGTGCGCCGAAGAAATCCTCGAACCGGGCATCCCGGCTGCGAAGAAGCTCCTCGAAGAAAATGGCCTGCCGGTTACCGACGAGACCATCTTCATCACGGGCTGCCTCCAGACGAAGGCCGGCAACAAGGGTATCGAATTCCTCAAGGGCAACCGCCACATTGGCGTGCCGAAGAAGGACCCGAACGCCGCTCCGGCCGTGGACACCAAGAACATGAAGGCCGGCGCCGCAAGCACCTACCGCATTGCCCTTGGCAACCAGAGCTGGGACGTGCAGGTCAGCACGCTCAGCAAGTAA
- a CDS encoding tetratricopeptide repeat protein: MAKVVQITSENFQSEVIEASESRAVAVLFSSAEYPDCAGYSQLLGSLSTSLDFTLGVVSCDERENMRLIQAFRVQSVPEVHVVSKGEIADVIQGVLPEADLKKRLEKFYVSDEARQANALEEAIANKDFESALPMLDEALKMAPDDKKLLLLWAKANIGMGDTAKAKEILQKFTEADDQYREAKSLLELLDFHAEAAKKDVQGKEAIVYHEACKLACAEDFEAALQAFLNLFVEAPEWNDGAAKKAMLTLFGVLGSKHELTWKYRAKLNTMMFI, from the coding sequence ATGGCTAAAGTTGTACAGATCACCTCCGAAAATTTCCAATCCGAAGTCATTGAGGCTTCCGAGTCCCGCGCCGTCGCAGTTCTTTTCTCCTCTGCCGAATACCCGGACTGCGCCGGCTACTCCCAACTGTTGGGCAGCCTCTCTACCAGTTTAGACTTCACCTTGGGAGTCGTGAGCTGCGACGAGCGCGAGAACATGCGGCTTATCCAGGCTTTCCGCGTACAGAGCGTCCCCGAAGTTCACGTGGTAAGCAAAGGCGAAATCGCCGACGTCATCCAGGGGGTGCTCCCCGAAGCCGACCTCAAAAAACGCCTGGAAAAGTTCTATGTGAGTGACGAGGCCCGCCAGGCGAACGCCCTCGAAGAGGCCATCGCGAACAAGGACTTCGAAAGCGCCCTCCCCATGCTGGACGAGGCACTGAAAATGGCTCCCGACGACAAAAAACTGTTGCTCCTTTGGGCGAAGGCGAACATCGGCATGGGCGACACCGCCAAGGCAAAAGAAATCCTCCAAAAGTTCACCGAGGCCGACGACCAGTACCGCGAAGCAAAATCGCTTTTGGAGCTTTTGGACTTCCACGCCGAGGCCGCCAAAAAGGACGTGCAGGGCAAGGAGGCCATCGTATACCACGAGGCGTGCAAACTCGCCTGCGCCGAAGATTTCGAAGCCGCCCTCCAGGCATTCCTTAACTTGTTCGTAGAGGCTCCCGAATGGAACGACGGCGCCGCCAAAAAGGCGATGCTCACGCTGTTCGGCGTCCTCGGCTCCAAGCACGAACTCACGTGGAAGTACCGCGCCAAGCTCAACACGATGATGTTCATTTAG
- a CDS encoding helix-turn-helix domain-containing protein — protein MSKISKVIGVAAFAVAFGVWGVVFLMFRNTALTMFPGGGYEVYALTDNAAGGYSTSDLTVGDSSIAAHINVRSGKAYPYAGIGFNLMSLNHRPSGYFDFSRFDSVAVVVAAGRMRTVTFRIMTNDPVYSRAGAYLTYRPLEVQLPVGASFAELKASLVDFKNKEWWLVAQGLDKDDGLSYFYNSAVFEVFNGESTLRGIPDDIELKSIRMWGENRDFQKGMFFAAGLLVFLLAGFVTFWVRASKAKQNPLQPKMEMAAKLLKTTDKSVAEIAIAVGEKSPSQFEGDFKKIYGKKPLDYRRENV, from the coding sequence ATGTCGAAGATTAGTAAAGTCATAGGCGTTGCCGCCTTCGCAGTGGCGTTTGGCGTTTGGGGCGTCGTGTTCTTGATGTTCAGGAACACCGCCTTGACGATGTTCCCCGGGGGCGGTTACGAAGTTTACGCGCTTACCGATAATGCTGCGGGCGGGTATTCCACCTCGGATTTGACTGTGGGTGATTCCAGTATTGCCGCTCATATTAATGTGCGCAGTGGGAAGGCCTACCCCTATGCGGGGATAGGCTTCAATTTGATGTCTTTGAACCATCGTCCGTCGGGCTACTTCGATTTCTCCCGGTTTGATTCCGTTGCCGTCGTGGTGGCGGCCGGTCGTATGCGTACAGTGACGTTCCGCATCATGACCAACGACCCGGTGTATTCCAGGGCGGGCGCTTATTTGACCTACCGCCCCCTGGAGGTGCAACTACCGGTTGGCGCTTCGTTTGCCGAACTCAAAGCGTCACTTGTCGATTTCAAGAACAAGGAATGGTGGTTGGTGGCGCAAGGCCTCGATAAGGATGACGGCCTCTCGTATTTTTACAACTCTGCCGTGTTCGAAGTATTCAATGGCGAAAGCACATTGCGCGGCATCCCCGACGATATCGAACTCAAGTCCATTCGCATGTGGGGCGAAAATCGCGATTTCCAAAAGGGCATGTTCTTTGCGGCGGGCTTGCTTGTGTTTTTGCTTGCGGGCTTTGTGACTTTTTGGGTTCGCGCATCCAAGGCAAAACAAAATCCGTTGCAACCCAAAATGGAGATGGCAGCCAAGTTGCTAAAAACTACCGACAAGTCGGTGGCCGAAATCGCCATTGCGGTGGGTGAAAAGTCCCCGTCGCAGTTCGAAGGTGATTTCAAAAAAATCTACGGCAAAAAGCCGCTGGACTACAGGAGGGAGAATGTATAG